One genomic region from Macellibacteroides fermentans encodes:
- the atpE gene encoding ATP synthase F0 subunit C produces MLSAILLQAAAAGLSLSKLGATLGAGLAVIGAGLGIGKIGGSAMEAIGRQPSASGDIRTSMIIMAALVEGTALFAIVVCFLVVFQ; encoded by the coding sequence ATGTTATCAGCAATTTTATTGCAGGCTGCTGCAGCCGGATTGAGTTTGTCAAAGTTAGGAGCAACCTTGGGAGCCGGACTAGCGGTAATTGGTGCCGGTTTAGGCATTGGAAAAATTGGAGGGTCGGCAATGGAAGCTATCGGACGCCAGCCCTCTGCAAGTGGAGATATCAGAACATCCATGATTATTATGGCTGCATTGGTAGAGGGTACTGCTCTTTTTGCAATTGTTGTATGTTTTTTGGTTGTATTTCAATAA
- the atpF gene encoding F0F1 ATP synthase subunit B — MSLLIPDTGLLFWMILSFGIAFFILARFGFPMILKGVEKRNEFIAQSVESAKEANAKLASIENECQTLLARAKQQQASILNDTVLEKERILKEAKEKAEKETQLAIDSAMRQIEFEKNKAIRDVREEIATLSVAVAEKIIRGKIEKESGQKEVISRLIDEITLSKS, encoded by the coding sequence ATGTCATTATTAATTCCAGACACAGGGTTGCTGTTTTGGATGATCTTGTCTTTCGGAATTGCTTTTTTCATTCTTGCCAGGTTTGGTTTTCCTATGATCCTGAAAGGGGTGGAGAAAAGGAACGAATTTATTGCCCAATCGGTCGAATCCGCTAAAGAGGCCAATGCTAAGCTGGCATCCATTGAAAACGAATGCCAGACATTACTGGCCAGAGCCAAACAGCAACAGGCCAGCATACTGAATGATACGGTGCTTGAAAAGGAGCGTATTCTGAAAGAGGCAAAGGAAAAGGCGGAAAAAGAGACACAACTGGCCATTGATTCGGCCATGCGTCAGATTGAATTTGAAAAGAACAAGGCAATCCGCGACGTGCGCGAAGAGATAGCAACTCTTTCGGTTGCCGTTGCCGAAAAGATTATCCGTGGTAAAATTGAAAAGGAATCCGGTCAGAAGGAGGTTATCAGCCGGCTGATCGACGAAATCACTTTAAGTAAATCGTAG
- a CDS encoding F0F1 ATP synthase subunit delta: MYTGNISVRYARALHSFAKENKEETQVYNEMLMLLHQMKAVVALVNSLNSPIISLSKKAMLLETACGIDVSNSTSRFIKLVLSQKREDMLRYICLQYIDMYRKEKHILPITLTLAQPIDAETSERIKKLIRIKTHDEVEFTVVIDPKQIGGFILDTDGYRLDASVLSQLDSIRSQLIRQNL; the protein is encoded by the coding sequence ATGTATACAGGTAATATTTCTGTCAGGTACGCAAGAGCTTTGCACTCTTTTGCTAAGGAAAACAAGGAGGAAACGCAAGTTTACAATGAGATGCTGATGCTTCTGCATCAGATGAAAGCCGTAGTTGCTTTGGTAAACTCGCTTAACAGCCCCATCATTTCTCTAAGCAAAAAAGCAATGCTGCTTGAAACGGCCTGTGGAATCGATGTAAGCAATTCCACATCGAGGTTTATCAAGTTGGTTTTATCGCAAAAAAGGGAAGATATGTTACGGTATATCTGCCTCCAGTACATAGACATGTACCGCAAGGAGAAACATATATTACCGATAACACTTACACTGGCACAACCGATAGATGCCGAAACAAGCGAACGGATCAAAAAGCTGATACGTATCAAAACACACGATGAGGTGGAATTTACGGTTGTGATTGATCCCAAACAGATAGGCGGCTTTATATTGGATACCGATGGTTACCGGCTGGACGCCAGTGTTCTGTCGCAATTGGATTCCATACGGAGTCAGCTGATTCGGCAAAACCTGTGA
- the atpA gene encoding F0F1 ATP synthase subunit alpha produces the protein MVNGLKIGEVSDVLLKQLQDIKPDIHLSEVGTVLQVSDGVARIYGLHRAESNELLEFKNGMKAIVMNLEEDNVGAVLLGPTDKVEEGDVVTRTGKIASIQVGEGLLGRVVDALGNAIDGLGPVTNVPYEMPLERKAPGVIFRQPVNEPLQTGIKAIDAMIPIGRGQRELIIGDRQTGKTSIAIDAILNQRANYEAGKPVYCIYVAIGQKASTVASIVNTLKEKGAMKYTVVISATASDPAAMQYFAPFAGAAVGEYFRDTGRHALVVYDDLSKQAVAYREVSLILRRPSGREAYPGDVFYLHSRLLERAAKIIAQQEVASHMNDLPESLRSEVKGGGSLTALPIIETQAGDVSAYIPTNVISITDGQIFLETDLFNQGVRPAINVGISVSRVGGNAQIKSMKKVAGTLKIDQAQYRELESFTKFGGDMDQVTALTIDKGQKNTRLLIQPQYNPMPVEYQIAILFCGTTGLLKNVPLSKVHAFEKSFLNMLEQKHRTDILDKLKEGVIDDDCKLKLKEIAKDIASSY, from the coding sequence ATGGTCAATGGCTTGAAAATAGGAGAGGTATCGGATGTGTTGCTGAAGCAGCTGCAGGATATTAAACCGGATATACATTTATCGGAGGTCGGAACCGTCCTTCAGGTAAGTGACGGTGTAGCCCGCATCTATGGTTTGCATAGGGCAGAATCCAACGAATTGCTGGAATTCAAGAATGGAATGAAGGCAATTGTAATGAATCTGGAAGAAGATAACGTGGGCGCTGTGTTGTTGGGGCCGACCGACAAGGTTGAAGAGGGTGATGTAGTTACGCGTACAGGTAAGATTGCCTCCATTCAGGTAGGCGAGGGATTGCTGGGGCGTGTGGTAGATGCGTTGGGAAATGCTATAGACGGACTTGGTCCGGTTACCAACGTGCCGTACGAGATGCCTTTGGAGCGTAAAGCCCCGGGTGTGATTTTCAGACAGCCTGTAAATGAGCCGCTGCAGACAGGGATAAAGGCTATCGACGCCATGATTCCTATCGGTCGGGGACAGCGGGAGTTGATTATCGGCGACCGGCAGACGGGCAAGACTTCCATTGCTATTGATGCCATATTGAACCAACGTGCCAATTACGAGGCCGGGAAACCTGTGTATTGTATCTACGTGGCAATAGGACAGAAGGCTTCTACCGTGGCATCCATCGTAAATACGCTGAAGGAGAAAGGTGCCATGAAGTATACGGTGGTGATATCGGCTACAGCATCCGATCCGGCGGCGATGCAGTATTTCGCTCCCTTTGCCGGAGCTGCGGTAGGCGAGTATTTTCGCGATACCGGCAGACATGCCCTGGTTGTGTACGATGATTTGTCGAAACAGGCGGTGGCTTACCGTGAAGTATCCCTTATCTTACGCCGCCCTTCGGGCCGTGAGGCTTACCCGGGGGATGTTTTTTACCTGCATTCGCGCTTGCTGGAACGTGCTGCAAAGATTATCGCCCAACAAGAGGTGGCCAGTCATATGAACGACTTGCCCGAAAGTCTGCGCTCGGAAGTCAAAGGCGGAGGGTCTCTTACTGCCTTGCCAATTATCGAGACACAGGCTGGCGACGTATCTGCCTATATTCCCACCAACGTGATTTCCATTACCGACGGACAGATTTTCCTGGAAACCGATCTGTTCAACCAAGGTGTTCGTCCGGCTATCAACGTAGGTATATCCGTTTCACGTGTGGGGGGTAATGCCCAGATCAAATCCATGAAGAAGGTGGCCGGTACGTTAAAAATAGATCAGGCACAGTACCGCGAACTGGAATCGTTTACCAAGTTTGGTGGAGATATGGACCAGGTAACAGCTTTAACAATCGATAAAGGACAGAAAAATACCCGTCTTCTTATCCAGCCTCAGTATAATCCGATGCCGGTGGAGTACCAGATTGCCATTCTATTTTGTGGAACAACCGGTTTATTGAAGAATGTACCATTATCTAAAGTACATGCTTTCGAAAAGTCTTTCCTGAATATGCTGGAACAAAAACACCGTACAGACATTCTGGATAAGTTAAAGGAGGGAGTTATAGACGACGATTGCAAGCTTAAACTGAAAGAGATTGCAAAGGATATCGCCTCTTCATATTAA
- the atpG gene encoding ATP synthase F1 subunit gamma, with product MASLKEIKNRITSVQGTQKITSAMKMVASAKLHKGQRLIENALPYQRKMEEMLAHVQLGANDFDSPFSEVRDVKKVAMVIFSSNTGLCGTFNANVIKQANELIAEYKGMEILIYPVGKKIAKALAREGYPLQEMSDEWEHEVSPSTTNQLASQLMDLFLERNVDKVVLLYHRYHGKSTQLLTSETFLPFHPEADDRWAIQNANFIFEPGCEELLTSLYPRYLKYKLYAVYLSHNVSEHSARMIAMQTATDNADSLLTDLNVYYNKTRQQSITNELLDIMGGSGR from the coding sequence ATGGCTTCATTAAAAGAGATAAAAAATAGAATAACCTCCGTACAGGGAACCCAGAAGATAACCTCGGCCATGAAGATGGTAGCTTCGGCGAAGCTTCATAAAGGACAGCGGTTAATTGAAAACGCACTTCCCTATCAGCGTAAAATGGAGGAGATGCTTGCGCATGTTCAGCTGGGGGCAAACGATTTTGATTCGCCCTTTTCTGAAGTGCGTGATGTAAAAAAGGTGGCCATGGTGATCTTTTCGTCCAATACCGGACTGTGCGGAACGTTCAATGCCAATGTGATTAAGCAGGCCAATGAGCTGATTGCCGAATACAAAGGGATGGAGATCCTGATTTATCCTGTGGGAAAGAAAATTGCCAAAGCTTTAGCCAGGGAGGGATACCCTCTGCAGGAGATGTCCGACGAATGGGAGCACGAAGTTTCACCCTCCACAACCAACCAGCTGGCCTCGCAGTTGATGGATCTGTTTCTGGAAAGGAACGTAGATAAAGTGGTATTGTTGTATCATCGGTATCATGGTAAATCTACGCAGCTTCTTACCAGCGAGACATTTCTTCCTTTTCATCCGGAAGCGGATGATAGGTGGGCGATTCAAAATGCCAACTTTATCTTTGAACCCGGATGCGAGGAGTTGCTGACTTCCCTGTATCCCCGCTACCTGAAATATAAGTTGTATGCGGTATATCTGAGTCACAATGTTTCCGAACATAGTGCCCGGATGATTGCGATGCAGACTGCAACCGATAATGCAGATAGCCTGTTAACGGACCTGAATGTCTACTATAACAAAACCCGACAGCAATCCATCACCAACGAATTGCTCGATATCATGGGCGGTTCCGGCAGATAA
- the ltrA gene encoding group II intron reverse transcriptase/maturase → MQNAKSHEISKFLIMDAFKRVKANHGSAGIDGVSIEQFEKNLKDNLYKIWNRMSSGSYFPPSVKLVEIPKPNGDKRPLGIPTVGDRIAQMAAVMILEPQIEPCFHEDSYAYRPNRSAHDAIAKARERCWKYNWVLDMDISKFFDSIDHELLIKAVRLHTDCVWVLLYIERWLKVPYELQDGSKIDRDKGVPQGSVIGPVLANLFLHYAFDKWMSRYYPHIPFERYADDTICHCATQSQAEALKVAVQQRFAQCKLMLNDDKTKIVYCKDSRRKGEFDTISFDFLGYTFRPRKAKGRNGINFTGFLPAISNKACNRIREKMRSWKTRKQLFLSLETLAKSINPVLRGWITYYGKFYPTRLKILLDEVNRHLARWVTAKFKRFKGKPYRAYYWLGNISRKESKLFYHWQWGVTPTANKKW, encoded by the coding sequence ATGCAAAACGCAAAGTCGCATGAGATTTCTAAATTTTTAATCATGGATGCCTTCAAACGAGTCAAGGCAAACCATGGAAGTGCGGGTATTGACGGCGTATCGATTGAGCAGTTTGAGAAAAATCTCAAAGACAATCTCTACAAAATCTGGAACCGCATGAGTTCGGGAAGCTACTTCCCTCCATCGGTCAAACTGGTAGAAATACCTAAACCCAATGGAGATAAACGTCCGTTAGGTATACCTACGGTAGGAGACAGGATTGCTCAAATGGCAGCAGTGATGATACTGGAGCCACAGATTGAACCCTGTTTCCACGAGGATTCTTATGCCTACCGGCCCAACCGCTCTGCTCACGATGCCATCGCCAAAGCACGCGAGCGGTGCTGGAAGTACAACTGGGTATTGGATATGGACATCAGCAAGTTCTTCGATTCTATTGACCATGAACTGTTGATTAAAGCTGTCAGACTTCACACCGATTGTGTATGGGTACTGCTTTACATCGAACGGTGGCTCAAAGTTCCCTACGAACTGCAGGATGGAAGTAAAATCGACCGGGACAAAGGGGTCCCGCAAGGGTCCGTAATCGGACCTGTGCTGGCCAATTTGTTCCTGCATTACGCCTTCGACAAGTGGATGAGCAGGTATTATCCGCACATTCCCTTCGAAAGGTATGCAGACGACACCATCTGTCACTGCGCCACCCAATCCCAGGCCGAAGCACTGAAAGTAGCTGTTCAACAACGGTTTGCTCAATGTAAACTGATGTTGAACGATGACAAAACAAAGATTGTGTACTGTAAAGACAGCCGCAGAAAGGGAGAGTTTGATACAATCTCTTTCGATTTCCTTGGCTACACCTTCCGACCCCGGAAGGCAAAAGGCAGAAATGGCATCAACTTTACAGGCTTTCTGCCGGCAATCAGCAACAAGGCCTGCAACCGCATCCGTGAAAAGATGCGCAGCTGGAAAACAAGGAAACAACTGTTTCTATCGCTGGAAACCCTGGCGAAAAGCATCAATCCGGTGCTTCGGGGATGGATTACTTATTATGGTAAATTTTATCCTACCCGACTCAAAATCCTGTTAGATGAAGTAAACAGACATCTGGCCAGATGGGTTACAGCCAAGTTCAAGCGCTTCAAGGGGAAACCCTATCGGGCTTACTACTGGCTGGGAAACATCTCCCGGAAAGAGTCTAAACTCTTTTACCACTGGCAGTGGGGAGTAACTCCAACTGCTAACAAGAAATGGTAA
- a CDS encoding M28 family metallopeptidase, which translates to MKKILLLVCLLSGPFYSLLQAQTPEVKGLNTINQQTAEAHIGFLADDLLEGREAGFKGGRLAGAYIVSCLKAMGVSPLQDSYYQPFEAYNRERQKRGRYQVHPDSIAVLKQQTHQCLQLNNVLAKIEGKNPDEYVIVGAHYDHLGMDPALAGDQIYNGADDNASGVSAVLQIARAFLATGVKPERTVIFAFWDGEEKGLLGSSYFVQSFPYIDRVKGYLNFDMIGRNNNEANPEHVVYFYTEAHPVFGDWLKRDISKYGLKLKPNYRPWDKPIGGSDNASFAKLNIPVIWYHTDGHPDYHMPSDHSDKINWSKVVDITKASFLNMWNLANEKKF; encoded by the coding sequence ATGAAGAAGATATTATTGCTGGTTTGTTTACTTTCCGGACCATTTTACAGCCTGTTACAAGCGCAGACTCCCGAAGTGAAGGGGTTGAATACCATTAACCAACAGACAGCCGAAGCGCATATCGGTTTTCTGGCGGACGACTTGCTGGAGGGGCGTGAAGCCGGATTCAAAGGCGGTCGCCTGGCCGGAGCTTATATTGTTTCCTGCCTCAAGGCCATGGGCGTTTCTCCGCTTCAGGATTCTTACTATCAACCGTTCGAAGCATATAACAGGGAGCGGCAGAAAAGAGGTCGTTACCAGGTTCACCCCGATTCTATTGCTGTATTGAAACAGCAAACGCATCAGTGTCTGCAATTAAATAATGTGCTGGCAAAAATTGAAGGAAAGAATCCGGATGAATATGTAATTGTTGGTGCTCATTACGATCACCTGGGAATGGATCCTGCCTTGGCAGGCGATCAGATTTATAATGGTGCCGATGATAATGCGTCTGGAGTGTCGGCCGTTTTGCAGATTGCCCGGGCTTTTCTGGCTACCGGAGTAAAACCGGAACGTACGGTGATCTTTGCATTTTGGGATGGCGAAGAGAAAGGTTTGCTGGGCTCTTCCTATTTCGTTCAATCCTTTCCCTATATCGACCGGGTGAAGGGTTATCTCAATTTTGACATGATCGGACGTAATAACAACGAGGCTAATCCGGAGCATGTGGTTTATTTCTATACCGAGGCTCATCCTGTGTTCGGCGATTGGCTGAAGCGGGATATCAGCAAATATGGATTAAAGCTTAAACCCAATTACAGACCATGGGATAAACCGATTGGTGGCAGCGACAATGCCTCATTTGCCAAGCTGAATATTCCGGTGATCTGGTATCATACGGATGGCCATCCTGACTATCATATGCCCAGCGATCATTCGGATAAGATTAACTGGAGTAAAGTAGTGGACATCACCAAGGCGTCGTTCCTTAATATGTGGAATCTGGCCAACGAAAAGAAGTTTTAA
- a CDS encoding SusD/RagB family nutrient-binding outer membrane lipoprotein codes for MKTFNKLLIGLASVALALTACSDFEDINKNPNSVSEENVQVAHLLNKSFMGAQQNPHIAERIFVLTWKRAARFERASGFTIGTDNDGWNTDYFSTGYAVGWLNQANLAVNLGEKRVAEGAPAYEKNVLQMARIWRAYLITELADSFGPIPMLNKYDGTVSPYESVQSIYTFVLKELKEASAALDPTIDMTAIKGTNNQSDPYYNGDMAKWQKYANSLRLRCAMRLSVVDPAKAKSEFEDAAKGSLILTQADIAQVQERGGWTDLDGVMSRPWNAQLISPTLNNIFLGLGGIDIQVPDDMKSVIKPATTYMGMRLDQHLPTSTNDPSAGYFFDGLPDKIDPRATVLYNIPGYDDGKVYFPNLGLATDATLANPATGQIDGNSITLITKWTWNTWVAGKWDKYSSLSTELTGAAQNYPAISNVYRQSTNKRVWFGPWETYFLLAEAAEYGWTVPGTAKQNYESGIAASFEYHGVSQFLNQYLTSQAYNRVGTSVAFDHTAEAQPFTVSYVDGYTKENKTTTYTYPKNSIYKNGQFNNDHLTKIITQKFIAQHPWLPLEAWSDHRRLGLPFFENQAVEVDYNPSSYEVPLTKATAKECRWEFYPKRMRYPSNMEVNSKESYQQAIQLLGGDNNTQTPLWWVMKK; via the coding sequence ATGAAAACATTCAATAAACTATTAATCGGACTAGCTTCTGTTGCGCTCGCGTTAACTGCGTGCAGTGATTTCGAAGACATAAATAAAAACCCCAATTCTGTTAGCGAAGAAAACGTGCAAGTGGCTCACTTGTTAAATAAATCGTTCATGGGGGCTCAGCAAAATCCGCATATCGCCGAACGTATCTTTGTACTTACATGGAAACGGGCAGCCCGGTTTGAACGGGCAAGCGGATTTACTATTGGAACCGACAATGACGGATGGAATACAGATTACTTTAGCACGGGTTATGCAGTTGGTTGGCTTAACCAGGCAAACCTGGCCGTAAACCTGGGTGAGAAAAGAGTGGCCGAAGGTGCTCCTGCTTACGAAAAGAATGTATTGCAAATGGCACGTATCTGGAGAGCCTATCTGATTACAGAATTGGCCGACAGCTTCGGACCTATTCCGATGCTGAACAAATACGACGGTACGGTTTCTCCCTACGAGAGTGTTCAGTCAATCTACACCTTTGTTCTTAAAGAGCTGAAAGAGGCAAGTGCCGCACTGGATCCGACTATCGACATGACGGCCATCAAAGGAACGAACAACCAGTCCGATCCTTACTACAACGGCGATATGGCAAAATGGCAAAAATATGCAAATTCATTACGGCTAAGATGTGCCATGCGTTTAAGCGTAGTAGATCCGGCTAAGGCAAAAAGTGAATTTGAAGATGCTGCAAAAGGAAGTCTGATTCTTACCCAGGCAGACATTGCCCAGGTTCAGGAAAGAGGCGGATGGACCGATCTGGACGGAGTTATGTCCCGCCCATGGAACGCTCAGCTTATTTCTCCTACTTTGAATAACATTTTCCTCGGTTTAGGAGGAATTGACATTCAAGTTCCCGATGATATGAAATCGGTAATCAAACCGGCAACAACCTATATGGGTATGAGACTTGACCAGCATCTACCTACATCGACCAATGATCCGAGTGCAGGTTATTTCTTCGACGGACTACCAGACAAGATTGACCCTCGTGCAACAGTGCTCTATAATATCCCGGGATATGATGATGGAAAGGTTTACTTCCCGAATCTGGGTTTAGCTACAGATGCTACACTTGCCAATCCGGCAACCGGTCAGATTGATGGAAACAGCATTACACTTATTACAAAATGGACATGGAATACATGGGTTGCTGGTAAATGGGATAAATACAGCTCTTTGTCAACAGAACTTACCGGAGCTGCTCAGAACTATCCGGCTATCTCCAACGTGTACAGACAGAGCACCAATAAAAGGGTTTGGTTCGGTCCTTGGGAAACCTACTTCCTGCTTGCCGAAGCAGCCGAATATGGATGGACTGTACCTGGCACTGCCAAGCAAAACTATGAAAGTGGAATTGCTGCAAGCTTCGAGTATCACGGTGTATCCCAGTTCCTGAATCAATACCTCACCTCGCAGGCATACAACAGAGTGGGAACTTCCGTAGCATTCGACCATACAGCCGAAGCTCAGCCATTTACTGTAAGCTATGTGGATGGATATACGAAGGAAAACAAAACAACGACCTACACGTATCCTAAAAATTCGATTTACAAAAACGGACAGTTCAACAACGATCATCTTACAAAGATTATCACGCAGAAGTTTATCGCGCAACATCCTTGGTTACCACTGGAAGCATGGAGTGACCACAGACGTTTGGGACTTCCATTCTTCGAAAATCAGGCTGTGGAAGTAGACTATAACCCCAGCAGTTATGAAGTTCCTCTAACCAAGGCTACTGCCAAGGAATGCCGTTGGGAATTCTATCCAAAACGTATGCGCTATCCGTCTAATATGGAGGTGAACAGTAAAGAAAGTTACCAGCAGGCAATCCAATTGCTGGGCGGCGACAATAATACGCAAACTCCGTTATGGTGGGTGATGAAAAAATAA